From a region of the Haematobia irritans isolate KBUSLIRL chromosome 4, ASM5000362v1, whole genome shotgun sequence genome:
- the LOC142235273 gene encoding uncharacterized protein LOC142235273, whose amino-acid sequence MSSSSEKFLRTFAWMCFVCEKHMLDLADIETAACNIECMLVPLMPKVASISQKIKWQSCNIGTQHRWFPEQQLTASHHNEKLSKCQFLFVYLQIKYQSTETDMRHIEGFVCKLEREIVAATTKEVAFTRHQIEKRRLIELVKLNPILWDCRLPHYKRSDKKKALKWNELGRIFSVNGERVQRTFTSLREIFRRELNHEKMLGSRFKSKWEYYDEMAFLKEVIRERKSRERAKSNDGLTTSNINNNTTNSTVGIDEYQYFAPNDPNNPQNQIPVSLPQLTANPSTPLANIASQNLPPQNGSTTPQIPNNPPNTPVSTISGHQIPTDVILNLNPSTLAALQKLNANNNHSNLQPPPRPISRARSLTIRSGSSSPSIYIKDEPDSLDDTISLGTTSNGKIHKDYQRSLAKGKSQGPKLMAESKNLNNSTQNLVIDERDCSDIDDDPDVDMMDDDRLSISTSLVSLQKDPIGHSKNSQNHPTQLQQQQLLKPTAHEILYTKFGEFLAARLNTLSDTVANELMNKILMLIAEK is encoded by the exons ATGTCCAGTTCTTCCGAAAAATTCCTACGAACATTTGCTTGGATGTGCTTTGTGTGCGAGAAACATATGttggatttggctgatattgaaACAGC tgcatgcaatattgaatgtatgctggtcccaCTGATGCCTAAGGTTGCCTCAATCTCACAAAAGATCAAATGGCAATCTTGTAATATCGGTACACAGCATCGATGGTTTCCGGAACAGCAA TTAACAGCATCCCACCACAATGAAAAATTAagcaaatgtcaatttttgtttgtataccTGCAGATAAAATACCAAAGTACGGAAACGGACATGCGCCATATTGAAG GATTTGTCTGTAAACTAGAAAGAGAAATCGTGGCTGCCACAACGAAAGAGGTGGCGTTTACACGCCACCAAATTGAAAAGAGACGTTTAATAGAATTGGTTAAACTAAATCCCATATTGTGGGATTGTCGTTTGCCCCACTACAAAAGATCGGATAAGAAGAAGGCCTTGAAATGGAATGAACTAGGCCGTATATTCAGTGTGAATGGGGAACGTGTACAGAGGACATTCACATCGTTGAGGGAAATATTTCGGCGAGAGTTGAATCATGAGAAAATGTTGGGCAGCCGTTTTAAATCCAAATGGGAGTATTATGATGAAATGGCTTTTTTGAAAGAGGTTATACGGGAAAGAAA gtCCCGTGAAAGAGCCAAATCTAATGATGGTCTAACGACCAGTAACATAAACAATAACACCACCAATTCTACAGTAGGAATTGATGAATATCAATATTTTGCCCCCAATGATCCGAATAATCCGCAAAATCAAATTCCAGTCTCTTTACCCCAACTAACAGCCAATCCATCTACACCATTGGCGAATATAGCATCACAAAATCTCCCTCCTCAAAATGGCTCCACCACACCTCAAATACCAAATAATCCTCCTAATACGCCAGTATCTACCATATCCGGCCATCAAATTCCCACAGATGTTATACTTAATTTAAATCCCAGTACTTTGGCAGCCCTACAAAAACTGAATGCCAATAACAATCATAGCAATTTGCAACCACCTCCAAGGCCCATATCAAGGGCCCGATCGTTGACTATACGTTCGGGTTCATCATCACCTTCAATTTACATTAAAGATGAACCGGACTCATTGGACGATACCATTTCCCTGGGTACCACCTCAAATGGTAAAATTCACAAAGACTATCAACGCTCTTTGGCCAAGGGTAAAAGTCAGGGCCCAAAGCTTATGGCCGAATCGAAAAATCTCAATAATTCCACACAGAATCTAGTCATTGATGAACGAGATTGCAGCGATATAGATGATGATCCCGATGTCGATATGATGGATGATGATCGTTTATCTATATCAACGTCTCTAGTATCCTTGCAAAAGGATCCCATAGGTCATagtaaaaattcacaaaatcacCCAACTCAGCTACAGCAACAGCAATTGCTAAAGCCTACAGCCCATGAGATTTTATACACGAAATTTGGAGAGTTTTTAGCTGCTAGACTGAATACCCTAAGTGATACAGTGGCCAATGAATTGATGAACAAGATCCTTATGCTGATAGCAGAGAAGTAG